TTGtataaaacatttttatcatgCATTGTATTCACAAATTTGTCATCCCCATTGCTTTAATCAACCCCATTAATAGTATCCAAATGGGTATGAGAATTACCATTAGCGAGAGGCTCCTCCACTTTGAGACAATCTTTGCTGATTTTGCCAAGAACTGGAGCCATGTCTCTAGGATACACATTCACCTTCAAGCCATCCTTCATGAACAATGTCAAGGACATCTTTTGGTCCACCTTGTGCCCCGGTGCCACCTTGAGCTGGTGGCGGAGCAGCACGGCCGCTGCGATCGACTTCATCTGCAAATAAGCCAAATCCTTCCCTAGACAAATCCTTGGTCCCGCATTAAACGCCACGAATTGAAATTGATCCTTGGGTTGGAATTTCTTGCCATCCTTGGACAACCATCTTTCTGGTTTGAATTCGAGGCAATCGTCCCCCCAAATAAACTTCATTCGGCCCGCCGAGTAAATGGAGTAGGTAATACTTGATCCAGCAGGGACGAACGTTCCATCCGGCAATATGTCATCTGCCACAACGTGCTTAGAGTCTTCCGGCACTGAAGGGTACAGCCTAAGTGTCTCGGATAACGCCGCCTTAAGGTATATCAATCGGTCAACTTCTTCAAACACTAGGGGATCTTCAACCCATTTCGAAATATCACTGCCACGAGTTTCCATCAATACGGAGCTTAGTTCAATCAAGATTTTCTCTTCCACTCGTGGGCTGGAAGTCACCAGCCAGAAAAACCAGCTCAGCGCCACAGATGACGTGTCGCGTCCAGCTAGGATAAAATTGAGTGCCACGTTTCTTAGGAATTCATCGGTGTAAGACTCTTTTTTCTTCATAAACCTGGATAATAAGTCATCATGTGGGGACCCACCGATTTGTTGACTCATCAATTCGAGCTTGCGAGTGTTGATGACTTGGGTCAAGTAATCGTCCACGTGTCCTAAACATCGGCTCAGGCTGGCTTCCATTCCAAGCCGGACCCATTTTTTCAATTTCCAAATAAACTCCGGCAAGATAAAGCGTTGTAAAGTAGCTTCAGTGGCTCGATCAAAAGCCGACGCGAAGCTGTTCTCCGGTAGCCCCGGAGACAAGGTCTGCGGGTCCTTCCCAAAAGTCAAGCCACATATGTTGTCAAAAGTAAGCCGTAACAGAAGGTCCTGGAGATCAACAGACTCGCCCAAACGCTGAGCCGTCTCGAGAATCGGGCAAAACCTATTCTTGATCGCTCGGCTCACCCATCGAGCCATGGCTTGCCTAAGTGTCCGGGTAGTGAATTCCAGTGCGGCAGTCTTACGTTGGAAGAGCCACGTGTCGCCGTCAGAATTGAAGATGCCTTGCCCGAGTAAATCATGGAAAACAGCTTGCCACGTAGGCCCCTTGGGGTAATTATCAAACCTAACCTTCAAAATATGCTCTAAATTCTTCGGGTCGCACGTGACCGTCACGAGGCCTTGTTTCCGGCCCAAATATGGAATCGCGCATATACAAGTCTGATATGTGCCGCCGCAGGCCCGAAGATTCCCGGCGATCCATTCATGCATTCTGTTGCTGTTCTGGATTAAGCCCGGGAGACTCCCCAAAACGGGCCACATTCTCGGGCCGTTGGATCCTCTTAAAGTCCTCGTGATTGATCTGAACCACACAAAATATGCTGCTACAAATGCTGAAATTATCAAAACCGTTGATGTATCCATCTTCACCCCGATTCACGAAACCTTAAAAAAAACCCTCCCTCTCTGAACTTCAGAAAGCTCCAATCTTGTGTATCTCTGAACCCAGATGTAAAAATCTGATGAGAAAAGTATATGTAACGTAAAATCAAGGATAacaatctttttaaaaattggCTGAACAAGAAAAGGTACCAGTATTCATCCTACAATGTGATGAAAACAGTGAACGAAAGAAGATATAGGCCGACAGATCTGCGAGTGCCAGAGATGAAGAAATAAAgtgatttatagaaaataaaGGAGTTGCAATAAATACGGGGGTCGACTTCTTTTGAAACCCAGCATATACTTACAcagatatatgtatatattatacatCTCGACATTAAATGCCACCAGAAGGGGTTGTGCTTGAATTAGCCAGCATTCCACATAATTTAACAGCTCAGAAGCAAATAATCCCACCTCCAAATTTGATCTCAAGTACTGTAAATGTAAAATAACAtgagaaaatcaaatttttttttaaaaaaatactcttTGGAAGGAAAATACAGATTTGAAGTCATCCCATTACCCACCGCTTATTTTATAATGGCTTTAATTTCCACTTTAACTCCATCATGCAACAATGTTTTGAAAtcctttttattaaaaaaatttaggcaTTTTCTTTTGGTTTCTAGTTGACTTGTGATGAGTATGTGCTCACCTAATTTGGCAGGAATGGAGCTCCTTCTTAAATTCTTGCATTAAATGGTGGAAGCAAAGTTAATGAAATTAGTTGAGAAAGCATGtgcacatacatacatacatgcatGATGCATGCAGCACGAATCTATCATGGATGCATGATATATACATAACAAACTATACGTCAGCtcggaaaaaaaaatcattgtatATAATTGATGTGTGCGCCATGGATGTCATGGCCGAAGGTATACAAAACGATGGAATATGAGGTATTTTGATGGTATCTAAATATAAGTCTACATTGTTATTAATTGGTTTTACCCATTATTATAGTACTCGTTTAAATCAAAGTtacacatttaaaaaataatttcaaatctttCCTAGAGTAAACTGCAGTCGTGGTCCttgttaattttgtttaaaatattgtATCAATCTTCATATATTATTGTGGTTGAATTTGGAGTAAGTAAATGGAATGTACAGACGTAAAAGTCATACTTGATATGcgaaatgatttaaaatttattttgataactAAAGGTTTCAAATAACTTACTATATAAttgacaaaattatatattaaaacagatttgtatgatttatatgtatgttcatAATTTTAGTGCTGCATGTTTTTGCTTATTTCCGGTCTTTTATTATCGACGTGTTGACGTGACATAGAACATACCAACATTTTTCGATGCAATGTCACCATTTTCAGTACAACACAATCATTTTCCATATCTACGTAAACATTCAATTGAAAATGACGAAatccaattttttcaaaaaaaaaacaaatcagtAGACTAAAATCGTGAATTGACCGATAAcatgaccaaaaataaaaaatatacgaatcaaaaatattattctccTCATGTATTGACATAATTATCCAAATGTACTATTCGAGATGGTATATGATAAATTAATTTgcagatcaaaaatattatttttcttgtaaatattgtttttttttgtttttttattaaaaagaaacacacaaaaggatattaaatgcatttATCACTATGTAGTGATCATGACAagtaacaataataataataattttataagaaTGCGAAGGAGTATTTATTTGAGTTTTATTATAGCTTTTATAAATCCAATTTTATATATCCAACCCTTTTAACCAAATAGTTTCTTCCAGATatgttttacaacattaattgaAATACTAGATTATTTTCTTTCATGCGGATCGAAACACGTGTTAGAaactattataaaaaaaaactcgacTTAATGATGATACACAAATTGTGATATCCATAACCGAACGAGGGACATTACATAATGATATCAAAAAATAACTATTATGTGAGCAAAATTCTACATGGTATGGGAGTCACGTCTTGACTTCGTGAGACAAAATGTTTATATACACGAGAATTACTTTTTAAATTTGTAGGAGTCATTTCTAGATTTACGGGATAGATCAATGAGTCAGGACGCAACGAAGACATCGTCTTATTGTGATATCCCATGCCAAAATGGGAGGCGTTGcaccaatttttatttttattttttaaaataaagaatttgtAAGCTGCTCAGTACTGCTACTGACGTTACAAAGGGTccattttaacaatttaattcttaatttccgaTTTTCAAGTGATCAAAATGGAAGCTGTTAAAAATATGTTGTCTACcattgtaaaattttatttgatatatcaCCGAATAATATTAGTTATATTgctcttatattttattaaatagttaattaatgcAGCATAAAACAATCAAATGGGACATAACCAGTTAACCACGTCCAACAACATCAAAATACAGTTGGAGAGGAGCGGAAATCATCTGTTTATCACAAGTGGTGTCTGAATTGATGGTGAGAGTTTGATCAATAGTCAAAAATTCATTTCTCCTTATATTTTTTTGGGCGATCTTGTCACATAAAGTTTGCTCAATGTAGTTTACCTGAATAACGTGATTTGCAGACTATTGTGTTAATAGTAAGTTCACTCAGTGCACATCGAATGAGAGCGACTGACGGATTCCCacatcataaaagaaaaaaaaaatacagctgGAGAGATTGCAAATTTATTTGACGTATGGAGTCAATCAGATGATCACATATCCTACAAAACTTGTGAAGGCTAATGGTTTCCATTCTGAATCATCAATCACTCACATGTTTAAGATATGAACCAATTAAAATTGATGAGTGGTAGTGTACATATTTGCATATAGATCAACCATAAATAAAGACTATAAATGCATTGGTACCATTCTAAAAAACTCAAAAGACataaaattttcgatatatATCTTAACCTTTTGTAGTAGTAATTTAGCAATGTCAATGTCAATATGGTTTATCTGACTAACGCGATAAAGCACACGTTTCCTCTCCCACGGCTTTTCTCAGCACCCCAAGGGCCAAGGAAACCGCACACGGATGTTTTCGTGTGTGCCCTTCTGTGCGATGAAAATCGCTTTGTTCTAATTACcacaacttttaaaaaaaacttgatcGAATATATTTGAACTTTATGTGGGGATATAAAATTGAATTCGcccaattttaatcatttgtaACTTTTAATTATGCAACTTCATCTCATCATTGCAAAACAGGAGATGATACTATCAATGTTAACATCGGCATGATATGAAGATGTTCACTTAATCTCATCCTTGAACATGTTCTTGGAAATTGTAAATTATGTATAGTTGCAAATAGTGATGTTCAAAGTTACAGCTACCCTATTAGTGTGATATATTTAAACTTTCTGATATTATTTCTTTGGAAAGTGCCTTCCCCTTGTTAAACATAAGCGATAAGTCGATaactataatataaaatatagatgcacagaaataaaactaaaaaaattaagacaCATGACttctgaattttattttattttattttttaaaaaaagaacgaGTTCCATCTGTTCACGCTGCTAATTTGTCCCCAACTTCCCATCTATAacaaaccaaaaataaataaaagttaaaaaaaaaattgaaaaaggcTTGCACTCATTAACTGCGCCTACAAAGCTTGAAAATCCGCTCAAATGAAGTAATAATTGAACAGGCAAAAGACATCGCTTTCTTATCTAAATCTAAATTATTGAAAACAAACAGTTAGACGGTGGCATAAACGCACCCCCCCCCCCCTTCTCTCCTCTAATATGCAATCATCGGAATCTTTACGTGACTAGTATAATTTGTAAGTTATCACCCCACATTGTTGGTCAGTCTAGGAATATCGGGCGAGTGAGTGAGGCTTGCTTGTTAAAGCAAGAAGAGGCAAGTTGCACATAAGCCGCCGGGTCGCACGTCGAAAAATAGCAACTGTGAATACTTAGATTTAGCTgcccattaattaaatacttGCTACTGAAATACTATTTATCATTtatcttaattttaatttagatCACTAATGAGGATTCAGTTATTTCTAGCATGATTGGGGCCTAGATAGTGAAACTATAATGATGTGCTGGTACTAGGCTAACAGATTGGTTGTGGTATACTTattagatatagaatccattCGAGGAGGTCGAGATTGAAATAAagtgtgtaatttttttttttctaagtaactaaatttacataaaataaaataccataattttaaatcTATCTATAAAGTATAAATGTGTTGCACATAAGGATGTTACCATATCGATCGGATTGGACCGGTTTCGGTTTCGGTTTCGAATAGTGGAATAATGGAATGGAGCCAAATAGCTGTCAGCTGGATTCATCGGATTAGTAGTATAAACCAATCCGAAATCGAAACAGAATTGAATGAAATTAGGACattgtttgaaaataataaaattttccaATAACTATGTATATAAATAACTTATTTATAAAAGCAAAGAcattagaaattaaatatattatgagaTCATACTTTAACCATACCGGATTATAatagttttggatttattttcAAGATATCTGATCAAATTCAACTTTGATgtcatattcatttcaatccaAAATCAATTAGAACGGTTTCAAATTGAACCGGATAAAGTATGACCAGATTCAAACCGGTTCGGTCTGATAAGCATCCATGTTTCTTTAGTTTTGTCATAGGTTATTGTTGTACATTGATTATGACATACTAAAAAACTTGAAACGGAAACATGCATTCGGACATGAGTAATTTCTCTCTTCATTTACATTATCCCATTCTCAAGTCCTCATTTTTCATCTCAAATCATTAGAGTGATCTGAgtgttattattataatatttgttagATAGTTTTATGATGTATTAAAATAGTGGGTTTTTTTTTAGAAACACAACGAAAAGTTGTAacctataaaatattatagtgaaatatTTTCATCTTGTCCGTAGTTTTTATCCTACTAATTTCTAGGATCAAAACTAACTTGGACAAAGTCTCAACTCCCCACCACCTATTCAACAATTAAACATTGGAGCCCTTGGGTTAATAATGAGACTAGCAGGGACAAAGTTTGAGCTCCTCCACCACCTTTGCAAGATCACCCTCAATAGACAATATATACTTCAATGATTTTAGAATTAAACATTGGAGTCCTAAGTTACCAAGAACTTCGATCTAGAACATAGTATGAGCTCCCCATCACTTCTTCTAGATCACCCTCAGCAGCAAACacttcaataattttaaaattaaacattGGAGTCCTTGGGGTTACCAAGGACTCCGAGCTAGGACATGATCTGAGCACCGCATCACTTCTACTATATCACTCTCAGCAACCAACacttcaataattttaaaatcaaacctTCGAGTTCTTGAGGTTACCAAATGCTCCGAGCTAGGACATGGCCTAAACTCCTCACAACCTCTGGTAGATTACCCTCAACACGCAACACTTGAATGATTTTCGTATTTAACCTTAGAGAACTTGGGTTTACGGTTTACCAAGGGCTCTGAGATAAGATATAGCATGAGCTCTCCATCAATTCTGCActtcaataatttaatattaaatcttAGAGTCCTTCCGAACTAGGTCATAGCCTGAGTTCCCCATCACCTCTGAGGCCAGTCATGGGTGTGATGACCATAAGCATGATTAGTATCACAATAACCATCTACTTTGGGAAACTCAAGCCCTTTCTCTGTTCTTTCTGACTCTGGACACCCCTATTGACCACATTGTACTTCCATGACCTTTCTGGACATATTATCATAGAGGTATATGTTCGGAATGAGGGCATAGCTCGGCTCCGTACCTCCGACATTTCCTCAAAATTTTCCTTCCTTCTATCTCCACGTTATTTCTTACTAGAACTCATCTTTAAGTCTTGCTCTGAAGGACTTAACAAATATGTCTGCAATTGCAACTGGAACCTTTAGATGGTGTTGTTAAAATCGTGCACACTTTGTCTCATGCTCTGTAAGCTGAAGATCAAGGATGACCTCTAGCCGAAGTGGTGCTCAAGAATTACCTGAATCTTAAGAGCTGGTCAGGATAACTTGAAGCTAAAAAGGCAAGGATGAGCTCGTTGAGGACGACCTTAAACTGAAGATAATACTATAGGCTCAAAATATGGTCAGAGTTGAGGATCAGCTCGAACTAAGCATCTGAGAACATGTTCGATCCAAGGAGTTGTGGATGACCTCCCTCCAGAGAATTGGGTATCAACTTGAGCTCGAGAACTGCGGATGACCTCCATACATAGAGCTGTGGATGAACTTCATGCACAGAGCTGAAGATGATCTTGAGCTAAAAAGACGCGGATGACCTCGATCCATGGAGAAAAATATGGTCTTGAGCTCAGGAGCTGCGGATGACCTCCATGAATAGATGCACAGATGAACTCCTTGCACAGAGCTGAGGATTAACTTAAGCTCAAAAGTATGACCTCTATGCACAGAGTCCCAGATGAACTCCATGCATAGAGGCGAGTATGACTCGAGCCAAAAAACTTGAGTACTATATGGGCTCAAAGAGCATCCATTGTCGGCTGATTAACAGAAGGGATGGGAGAAGGAGGATGAAGGCAGTAGCAGTAATTGACGATTGGAAAGAGAGTTAGAGATCATAATTGCGCTCCAATCTATCCTGATTATCCTTCCTCACACTcccaaaatcaattttttttttgaagaaaacacattCTTCCTCTCCGAAAAACCTTTGTCAGCACCAAGGAAGGACCTTCTTCTCCACCTTCATAATTTCTACATCTTAGCTCACATTTCCCACATACAATGCCAAGTGATAGTAACTAAAAAATAGGGTAGGTATTTTTTGGTTGTTGATAAGGGGTGAGCTCTTTTCGATGGAAAAACACAATTAACCTGCTAACTAACCACTTGGGAAACACCTGAAAATAATAAGGTGAGCTCCCGGCGACGATAGAACACACCTGACCTGCTAACCAACCACCTGGGAAACACCTGAAAATAAAGAGGTTAGATCCTGTCAACGGAAGGACACGACTGACTTGCTAACCAAACACCTATAAGAAAACCTGAAATCACAAACATGAGTGTTAGAAAAGAGGCCGGAGGTGAGCTCTGTTGTTACCCTTCTGACGTTCAAGTCAATTCTCGGCGCAATGAGTACAATATATGCTGAGAGTAAAATAAATACCCCCTGAAAATGAAatcaaatatgatatttataggGGGTTATCAAAAGTCAAAGGGCACTTCTTTTAGCAAATCCTAGGAGTTCATATCCTGGATGGTGAACTGAGCCATCCCCAATTGAGTTAAGCAATCAACTTGGAGAACTTTTTGCATGGGAGATTGAGACAACTACCTTGTCCTAACTCCTATGTAACTATGTCACTCATCGCCGAGATCGGCTATCTCGCCAAATGATCATTACATGTATTATCAAATATCACTCTTTTTGCGTGTCAAATATAGACAGTTGAAGGGTCACCTTCACATACGACCAAATGGTACAGATCTTGAAGGATACGATTTCCCTTTACGACACAAAGTAAGCAATTGGGAGATGAGGAGCTGAGACATGGGATCTAGTCCAAGGCACGGGAGTTAGAACTAGGCATGGAAGTTCAACCAAGGCAGGGGGCTAGGCCAAGGCATGAGAGCTAAGTAGGCTGGGGAGCTCATGCCACTTTGTGCTGAGGAGCTTGCCATGGAGCCTAGCTAGGAAGTTGCCCCATTAAAGATCTACTAATCTTATTGCTAGGCCATCCTCTGTTATTCGGGCATACATGAATTGAGCTGAATTTTGGTCTTTACATGGGCTCGTCCCTTCAGGCTACGTTTGGTAGGATGGATTATGGGAGGAGTAAGGAACAAATCACATATTATCCGTTGTTTGACTCGTTTTTAAGCTTACATGTGATAACTTCCGGCCCGTGATTAGAACACTGTACGAGACTGAAAATAAGAGAAATTTGTCCCAACTTTTTGGTGGTATAGTGAATCCTAAAATGAACAGTAGTTGATATTTATGCTTCCCGTTCCCAATTTACCCTTTTATCTCACCAACCCAAAAAACCAAACTCGTCTCGTCTCTCTTCAATGGCTGCCTCTCTTATTCCCTCTCAGGCTTCGAAACTCTTTGAAGGGTGAACTACTTTTCTGTCTTCTGTAGCAGTTTTGGAAGCATCCGTGTGTGGAGGTAACTGTTGTACGGGTTTTTTGTGTCGAAGACTTAGTTTTCCCGCTTCTTCTTGGTGAACTTATAATGATTGCTGCTGAAATTTCGTCTCATTTCTTTATTTGTGCAACCGAATGTAAGCTTGAGCTATGCTATGGAAGTGAGGTTAGGTTATCTGTCAATTTcccccaaaatttttgaaacatAGTAAAGTTAAAGAAAGTAATTTCCTTGCTTCTCTGTATCAACCTGTAACTAATTGGTTGTAGGTAAGACTActtttttaaagtaaaataaaattctgaaatttaCATGGCTTGCCAACAAATGTGTGGAACTGTAAAGAAgtgaaatttgaaatacaatttcGCATTGTGTTTTTTGGTTAACATACATGTGCTTTAATCGCGTATCCAAATCACATTTGTCAGTTTACAATGTTCCTGTCATTTGTTTGGTAACGAGACATAAATTTCCAGTTTTCTATTCACTTTAATCACAACATGGAGCACCGTAGAAAACTTGTAATCCTTCTGCTGGTCTACCATATGTTCTGTCGATCTTTTTTGATGATATGTCTCCTAATACGAGAGCATGCACGAATGGTGTCAATTACCCGTCGTGTCCGTCGAAGACAAGCTGCTTCGTACAGCATGATCGGCAGAGTCAATGCTCAATTGAGCAATTTGCATAGAATTATTGAAGTCGGAGATATCCAATGTGTGACTAACTTAAGAATGAATCGAAGCGCGTTTGCAAGACTCTGTTATTTGTTAAAAAACGTCGGAGGGTTAGCTGAATCAAGGTACGTACGAGTCGAAGAAAAAGTGGCAATGTTCTTGTCTATATTGGCGCATCATAAAAAGAATCGTGTTGCTGGGCATGATTACATACGTAGTGGACAGACAGTTAGTGCTCATTTTCATGATGTTCTTAAAGCGTTGCTAAAGTTACATCCATTACTCCTTGTCAAGCCAGCTCCTGTCGATGAAGAATGTAGAAATGAAACATGGAGTTATTTTAAGGTAATACCTCATTGGGATATTTATTGTCCAAAGttttgtttccttattctatgGTTCGCTGACATAAAGGTTATTTACACATTGCTTACAGGGTTGCCTCGGCGCATTGGATGGAACCCATATCAGTGTACATGTCCCTCGCCGAGATAAAGCAAGATACAGAAATCGAAAAGGTACTGTTGCGGTGAATGTGTTGGCTGTATGTGACCGCAATATGAATTTCATCTACGCTCTGACGGGCTGGGAGGGATCCGCGGCAGATGCTCGCGTTTTACGAGATGCGCTAAGCAGGGATGATTCGTTGAGAGTTCCACGAGGTTTTGTCGCTATTTCTGAATATTCAATTTCCTTGTTCGTTTCGTAGCGATAGTGCCAACTAATGAGTTGGTTACAAAGATTTGTCaaactattaattaattttgtgttACCATCACGCAGGTTGTTATTATCTATGTGATAATGGATATGCAAATGTTGAGGGTTTCTTGACTCCTTATCGCCGTGTTAGGTATCATCGTGATGCTTGGGGCAATCGTGCTTGCGGCCCACAAGATTACAAGGAGTTGTTCAATTGGAGACACTCCCAAGCTCGGAACGTAATTGAAAGAGCATTTGGTTTGTTAAAAAAAAGATGGGCCATCCTTCGAAGTCCTTCGTTTTACCCAATAAAAGTTCAGAACCATATAATTTTGGCTTGCATTCTATTACACAATTTCATACGAAGTCAAATGGATGAAGATCCAATGGACAATGTAGCAGAGTATGGTGGGAGCCCGTTTAATGACACACAATCTGCTTACATTAACAGTTTGGAGTCTTCAATAGGGTGGGATGCTTGGAGAGACGAGTTTGCAATGTCGATGTGGAACATGAACAATTAACTCGCTTGtatttcatttcaatcaatCGCTACTGTACTTTGATTTTCTttgtattgttttattttatgatcaATGTTCAAAGTTTCTGACATTATTCACTTTTGTGCATCCAATTTTGGGTTTGTTAAAATGGTTCAATACAGCTTTGACACTAATGTTTGCTTCCTATTTCCGTCTGTCTTTTCTTGGACACGCAGTTTGACAATGttgaagtattttttttttgtacagCGGCAGCGAAACAAGACACTTGACTGTCTATGGATAGTGGAGCATCATCTGCGAGCGTTGTCGGTCGGAGCAAAAAACAAGACAAGACACGACGTAGTTGGAATGTTAGAGAAGAAGAAGTTCTAATCCAAGCACTGAAAGATGTCATAACGAAGGGATGGAAAAGTGAAAATGGATTTAAGGCTGGATATTTGAATCTGCTGGagaatgcaatgcatgaatcTATCCCCGGGAATAGTTTACGTGGGAATCCACATATCAATTCGAAGATCCACGtgtggaagaaaacatataGTGCTTTAATTACCTTACTAAGCAAAAGTGGTGTGGGGTGGAATGATTGTAATAACACAATCGATGTGACAGACGAGACGTGGGAGGCAATCGTGAAGGTATTGTTTTGACTGTTTATTTAATCTTCATTACGTAGTTGAATTCTCTTGTTTACTTCTTGGTTTTGTCGTAGACCGACCCAACGCTACGTTCAATGAGACACAAGCAGTGGACACATTACCATGACTGGTGTGAGATATTTGGAAATGATCGTGCTACAGGTGAGCGCGCAACCAATTTCGAGAGTGCACTTCATGAGGTCCTCAGCATAGATAATGAACTACCTACTGCTGCGTGGCTTCCCGACACACCTGCATTTAACACAGTTGACGATGCTGAAGACTCTAAATCTGAGACGAATACGCCGTCATCAAAACCCAAGGAAGGTGTAACTTTGAAGAGTAAGAAAAGGAAGAAAGATAGTGACGCCGAGCAGACCATAGTTGAAGCCATCAAAAACCTTGCTGACATAACGAGAACCACTATGACAGATTTGATCAACAAGGTTGGTTCAGAGGACAAGCTTTCAGATGCACAGGATGAGGTGTTGAGGGCGTTGGACGGGATGACTCATCTTTCAGAGGACGAGCAAGTGCTTGCTGCTAAGTTGTTGTTTAACAACCACAACGACTTAGCTTTGTTTCAACGATTAGGTCATCGCGGCAAGGTTTGTTTGGTGAATAGGCTTTTGGCCGGAAATTAATGGGTGGACAAGATGTGTTCTTTGCGAAGTTGAATCACTTTTAATCGTCCATGTACCACCCGTAAGCTTTTAGTATTTATCAAGGGCATTCTACCAGTAGGTGTTTTGGGTATGTGTTTTGTTCAAATTTAGTATGTGTCATGCGTTAGTACATTTTGCTGTTGTAAGAAGTTGTATATGTGGTTCGACGTTGTCAAACAAAATGATGCAGTTGTGGTGAATTTTGTTAATCAAATTGGAATGTAATGCAATTGTTATATAGGTTTTTATTATCCTCAGCAGT
This genomic window from Primulina huaijiensis isolate GDHJ02 chromosome 7, ASM1229523v2, whole genome shotgun sequence contains:
- the LOC140980903 gene encoding cytochrome P450 86A22-like, which encodes MDTSTVLIISAFVAAYFVWFRSITRTLRGSNGPRMWPVLGSLPGLIQNSNRMHEWIAGNLRACGGTYQTCICAIPYLGRKQGLVTVTCDPKNLEHILKVRFDNYPKGPTWQAVFHDLLGQGIFNSDGDTWLFQRKTAALEFTTRTLRQAMARWVSRAIKNRFCPILETAQRLGESVDLQDLLLRLTFDNICGLTFGKDPQTLSPGLPENSFASAFDRATEATLQRFILPEFIWKLKKWVRLGMEASLSRCLGHVDDYLTQVINTRKLELMSQQIGGSPHDDLLSRFMKKKESYTDEFLRNVALNFILAGRDTSSVALSWFFWLVTSSPRVEEKILIELSSVLMETRGSDISKWVEDPLVFEEVDRLIYLKAALSETLRLYPSVPEDSKHVVADDILPDGTFVPAGSSITYSIYSAGRMKFIWGDDCLEFKPERWLSKDGKKFQPKDQFQFVAFNAGPRICLGKDLAYLQMKSIAAAVLLRHQLKVAPGHKVDQKMSLTLFMKDGLKVNVYPRDMAPVLGKISKDCLKVEEPLANGNSHTHLDTINGVD
- the LOC140980408 gene encoding uncharacterized protein, whose amino-acid sequence is MEHRRKLVILLLVYHMFCRSFLMICLLIREHARMVSITRRVRRRQAASYSMIGRVNAQLSNLHRIIEVGDIQCVTNLRMNRSAFARLCYLLKNVGGLAESRYVRVEEKVAMFLSILAHHKKNRVAGHDYIRSGQTVSAHFHDVLKALLKLHPLLLVKPAPVDEECRNETWSYFKGCLGALDGTHISVHVPRRDKARYRNRKGTVAVNVLAVCDRNMNFIYALTGWEGSAADARVLRDALSRDDSLRVPRGCYYLCDNGYANVEGFLTPYRRVRYHRDAWGNRACGPQDYKELFNWRHSQARNVIERAFGLLKKRWAILRSPSFYPIKVQNHIILACILLHNFIRSQMDEDPMDNVAEYGGSPFNDTQSAYINSLESSIGWDAWRDEFAMSMWNMNN
- the LOC140980409 gene encoding uncharacterized protein, producing MDSGASSASVVGRSKKQDKTRRSWNVREEEVLIQALKDVITKGWKSENGFKAGYLNLLENAMHESIPGNSLRGNPHINSKIHVWKKTYSALITLLSKSGVGWNDCNNTIDVTDETWEAIVKTDPTLRSMRHKQWTHYHDWCEIFGNDRATGERATNFESALHEVLSIDNELPTAAWLPDTPAFNTVDDAEDSKSETNTPSSKPKEGVTLKSKKRKKDSDAEQTIVEAIKNLADITRTTMTDLINKVGSEDKLSDAQDEVLRALDGMTHLSEDEQVLAAKLLFNNHNDLALFQRLGHRGKVCLVNRLLAGN